Genomic window (Bradyrhizobium sp. 186):
TCGAGCCCAAGTGCCTTTGAGGTCTTGAGATTTATTACCAACTCAAACTTTATAGGTTGCTCGACCGGGATGTCGGCGGGCTTCGCGCCCCCTATGATTTTTGCTACGTAACCGGCCGACCGGCGGTACATATCCGGAAAGCTCGGACCATACGATAGCAGCCCTCCCTCTCTGACGAAGGCGGCACCATACCAAATCGACGGCAATCGATAGTGTCCCGCCAACTCGATCAGTCGCTTGCGATTATAATTCAGGAACGGAGACGCCATAGTTACAAGCGCATCCGCGCCTTGTTCCTTCGCGCGCGCGAATGCACCGTCAAATTCGCCGGGATCAGCGGCCTGGACGATCAGTGGTTCAACCTTGAGCGCACGCGCAGTCGCCTGTACTTCAGCCACTCCGGCCTGCCCTAACTTCGGATCATGCAGGACCATGATCCTTGTGGTTGCTGGTACTGCCTCCTTCAGCACTTCCACGCGTTTGGCTTCCAAATCTGTGCCAGACATCGCCAAACCGGTGACATTACCGCCGGGGCGGCTGAGGCTGTT
Coding sequences:
- a CDS encoding ABC transporter substrate-binding protein; its protein translation is MRRRDFIAGLGSAAALPFSACAQSKNDHFARIAYLGVGSPSAFDPRQIEGFKQGLRENGLIEGKAIEVDYLWAEGNPKRIQELAAVLGQRDLNVIVTAGSEATLALMATGTKTPIVFAVISDPIGTGVVNSLSRPGGNVTGLAMSGTDLEAKRVEVLKEAVPATTRIMVLHDPKLGQAGVAEVQATARALKVEPLIVQAADPGEFDGAFARAKEQGADALVTMASPFLNYNRKRLIELAGHYRLPSIWYGAAFVREGGLLSYGPSFPDMYRRSAGYVAKIIGGAKPADIPVEQPIKFELVINLKTSKALGLEIPAVLVARADEVIE